The proteins below are encoded in one region of Phaseolus vulgaris cultivar G19833 chromosome 1, P. vulgaris v2.0, whole genome shotgun sequence:
- the LOC137813842 gene encoding uncharacterized protein isoform X2 — MGASRKLQGEIDRVLKKVQEGVEVFDSIWNKVYDTDNANQKEKFEADLKKEIKKLQRYRDQIKTWIQSSEIKDKKVSASYEQALVDARKLIEREMERFKICEKETKTKAFSKEGLGQQPKTDPREKAKSETRDWLNNVVGELESQIDNFEAELEGLSVKKGKSRPPRLTHLETSITRHKAHIKKCEFILRLLDNDELSPEQVNDVKDFLDDYVERNQEDFDEFSDVDELYSSLPLDKVDTLEELVTIPTALSKVAPSLGVKNSSVVSTSQSASASASQTSEQADDTASQDSNSDNVAKTPPPKSGGISSATSTPTGNLTSPISVNVSSHTLSSPPAVAAIPSSNSVRNVLESSNVTNSSSVNQSTSTKEEDINSFPSRRPSPSLSDATLLRGRNSLSNQATASIPLGSANMVPSNGALGSVPSASEIAKRNMLAADDRLGSSAMVQPLVSPLSNRLILPQAAKANDGTVSVDASTVNDTGAVSGRVFSPSVVPGMQWRPGSPFQNQNDAGQLRGRTEIAPDQREKFLQKYQQVQQGHSTLLNMPSLVGGNHKQFSAQQQNPLLQQFNSHGSSVSSQSGIGLGVQSTSLSGISSASLQQPPNSVHSPSSQQSLMPGVSKDSDVGNSKSEEQQQHQNFPDEPITESTASTGIGKNLINEDDSKSAYAVDSPVGVSASLPESAQTSRDIDLSPGQPLQSNQPTGNLGVIGRRNGSEHGAIGDGFNASSVSSGGVRDQLYNLQMLEAAHFKIPLPKDSERPRTYTPKHPTITPPSYPQVQSPIVNNPAFWERVGLEPFGTDTLFFAFYYQQNTYQQYLAAKELKKQSWRYHRKFNTWFQRHEEPKVATDEYEQGTYVYFDFQITNDEMQHGWCQRIKTEFTFEYNYLEDDLLV, encoded by the exons ATGGGTGCAAGTCGAAAGCTCCAGGGAGAGATAGATCGTGTTCTGAAGAAGGTCCAGGAAGGTGTTGAAGTCTTCGATAGCATCTGGAACAAG GTTTACGACACGGACAATGCTAACCAGAAGGAGAAATTTGAAGCAGACCTCAAGAAGGAGATTAAGAAGCTCCAGAGGTACAGAGACCAAATAAAAACGTGGATTCAGTCCAGTGAGATCAAGGACAagaag GTTAGTGCCTCATATGAGCAAGCTTTGGTGGATGCACGCAAGCTAATTGAACGAGAAATGGAAAGATTTAAGATATGTGAGAAGGAAACAAAGACCAAAGCATTTTCTAAAGAAGGTTTGGGTCAGCAGCCTAAGACT GATCCTAGAGAGAAGGCTAAATCAGAGACAAGGGATTGGTTGAACAATGTG GTTGGAGAGTTAGAATCCCAGATTGATAACTTTGAAGCAGAGCTTGAAGGGCTTTCTGTTAAGAAAGGAAAGAGCAGGCCACCCAGATTG ACACATCTAGAGACATCAATTACTCGGCACAAGgctcatataaaaaaatgtgaattcATTTTGAGGCTACTAGATAATGATGAATTAAGTCCTGAGCAGGTTAATGATGTTAAAGATTTCTTGGATGACTATGTTGAGCGTAATCAG GAGGATTTTGATGAATTTAGTGATGTTGATGAACTGTACAGTTCATTACCTTTAGACAAGGTGGACACCCTAGAAGAACTTGTTACAATTCCCACCGCTCTTTCTAAG gTGGCACCTAGTCTTGGCGTGAAAAATTCTTCAGTAGTATCAACATCACAATCAGCGTCAGCATCTGCATCACAAACATCT GAGCAAGCTGATGACACAGCATCCCAGGATAGCAATTCTGACAATGTTGCCAAAACTCCACCTCCTAAAAGTGGTGGAATTAGTTCTGCTACTTCAACTCCTACTGGCAACCTCACTTCTCCAATTTCTGTGAATGTTTCTAGTCATACCCTATCTAGTCCACCTGCTGTTGCAGCCATACCTAGCTCAAATTCGGTGCGGAATGTCTTGGAGAGTAGTAATGTTACCAATTCATCTTCTGTAAATCAGTCTACCTCTACAAAGGAGGAAGACATTAATAGCTTCCCTAGCCGGAGACCGTCTCCATCGCTTTCTGATGCAACACTTTTGAGGGGAAGAAACTCCCTATCAAATCAAGCAACAGCCAGCATCCCTCTTGGTTCTGCAAACATGGTTCCTAGCAATGGGGCCCTTGGATCAGTCCCTTCAGCCTCTGAAATAGCTAAAAGGAACATGTTGGCCGCTGATGATAGACTTGGAAGTAGTGCGATGGTGCAGCCTCTTGTATCCCCACTAAGTAATAGATTGATCTTGCCTCAGGCTGCAAAGGCTAATGATGGAACTGTTTCAGTTGACGCTAGTACTGTTAATGACACTGGAGCTGTATCTGGGAGAGTTTTCTCCCCTTCTGTTGTTCCTGGCATGCAATGGAGACCTGGAAGTCCCTTTCAGAATCAGAATGATGCT GGCCAGCTTCGGGGAAGAACTGAAATAGCTCCTGATCAAAGGGAAAAGTTTTTGCAGAAGTATCAGCAAGTGCAACAAGGGCACAGTACCCTTCTTAATATGCCTTCTCTTGTTGGGGGAAACCATAAGCAGTTTTCTGCCCAGCAGCAAAACCCCCTTTTGCAACAG TTTAACTCTCATGGCTCATCTGTTTCTTCTCAATCTGGTATTGGACTTGGGGTCCAGTCCACAAGTCTCAGCGGTATTTCTTCTGCATCACTACAGCAGCCACCCAATTCTGTCCATTCCCCCTCTAGTCAACAGTCACTGATGCCAGGTGTTTCTAAAGATTCAG ATGTTGGCAATTCCAAGAGTGAAGAACAGCAGCAACATCAGAATTTTCCTGATGAGCCAATAACTGAATCTACTGCTAGCACTGGGATTGGCAAGAATCTCATAAATGAAGATGATTCAAAATCAGCATATGCTGTAGATTCTCCT GTAGGAGTGTCTGCCTCTCTTCCAGAATCTGCTCAAACTTCCAGAGATATTGATTTGTCTCCTGGCCAACCATTACAATCCAATCAACCTACTGGCAACCTTGGTGTCATTGGTAGAAGAAATGGTTCTGAACATGGAGCAATTGGTGATGGTTTTAATGCATCCAGTGTTAGTTCTGGTGGAGTGCGTGATCAATTGTATAATTTGCAAATGCTTGAGGCAGCCCACTTCAAAATTCCCCTACCCAAAGACTCTGAACGTCCCAGGACTTATACACCT AAACATCCGACAATTACACCTCCTAGTTATCCTCAAGTACAGTCACCTATTGTTAATAATCCCGCCTTTTGGGAGAGAGTGGGTCTGGAACCATTTGGCACTGATACTCTATTCTTTGCGTTTTATTATCAACAG AATACTTACCAACAATATCTGGCTGCAAAGGAGTTAAAGAAGCAGTCTTGGAGATACCACAGAAAGTTTAACACTTGGTTTCAGCGGCATGAAGAGCCTAAAGTTGCTACTGATGAATATGAGCAGGGAACTTATGTGTACTTTGATTTCCAAATTACAAATGACGAGATGCAACATGGATG GTGTCAAAGAATCAAGACTGAATTCACTTTTGAGTATAATTATCTTGAAGATGATCTCCTTGTATAA
- the LOC137813842 gene encoding uncharacterized protein isoform X1 has protein sequence MGASRKLQGEIDRVLKKVQEGVEVFDSIWNKVYDTDNANQKEKFEADLKKEIKKLQRYRDQIKTWIQSSEIKDKKVSASYEQALVDARKLIEREMERFKICEKETKTKAFSKEGLGQQPKTDPREKAKSETRDWLNNVVGELESQIDNFEAELEGLSVKKGKSRPPRLTHLETSITRHKAHIKKCEFILRLLDNDELSPEQVNDVKDFLDDYVERNQEDFDEFSDVDELYSSLPLDKVDTLEELVTIPTALSKVAPSLGVKNSSVVSTSQSASASASQTSEAIISNHQDTSVQEQADDTASQDSNSDNVAKTPPPKSGGISSATSTPTGNLTSPISVNVSSHTLSSPPAVAAIPSSNSVRNVLESSNVTNSSSVNQSTSTKEEDINSFPSRRPSPSLSDATLLRGRNSLSNQATASIPLGSANMVPSNGALGSVPSASEIAKRNMLAADDRLGSSAMVQPLVSPLSNRLILPQAAKANDGTVSVDASTVNDTGAVSGRVFSPSVVPGMQWRPGSPFQNQNDAGQLRGRTEIAPDQREKFLQKYQQVQQGHSTLLNMPSLVGGNHKQFSAQQQNPLLQQFNSHGSSVSSQSGIGLGVQSTSLSGISSASLQQPPNSVHSPSSQQSLMPGVSKDSDVGNSKSEEQQQHQNFPDEPITESTASTGIGKNLINEDDSKSAYAVDSPVGVSASLPESAQTSRDIDLSPGQPLQSNQPTGNLGVIGRRNGSEHGAIGDGFNASSVSSGGVRDQLYNLQMLEAAHFKIPLPKDSERPRTYTPKHPTITPPSYPQVQSPIVNNPAFWERVGLEPFGTDTLFFAFYYQQNTYQQYLAAKELKKQSWRYHRKFNTWFQRHEEPKVATDEYEQGTYVYFDFQITNDEMQHGWCQRIKTEFTFEYNYLEDDLLV, from the exons ATGGGTGCAAGTCGAAAGCTCCAGGGAGAGATAGATCGTGTTCTGAAGAAGGTCCAGGAAGGTGTTGAAGTCTTCGATAGCATCTGGAACAAG GTTTACGACACGGACAATGCTAACCAGAAGGAGAAATTTGAAGCAGACCTCAAGAAGGAGATTAAGAAGCTCCAGAGGTACAGAGACCAAATAAAAACGTGGATTCAGTCCAGTGAGATCAAGGACAagaag GTTAGTGCCTCATATGAGCAAGCTTTGGTGGATGCACGCAAGCTAATTGAACGAGAAATGGAAAGATTTAAGATATGTGAGAAGGAAACAAAGACCAAAGCATTTTCTAAAGAAGGTTTGGGTCAGCAGCCTAAGACT GATCCTAGAGAGAAGGCTAAATCAGAGACAAGGGATTGGTTGAACAATGTG GTTGGAGAGTTAGAATCCCAGATTGATAACTTTGAAGCAGAGCTTGAAGGGCTTTCTGTTAAGAAAGGAAAGAGCAGGCCACCCAGATTG ACACATCTAGAGACATCAATTACTCGGCACAAGgctcatataaaaaaatgtgaattcATTTTGAGGCTACTAGATAATGATGAATTAAGTCCTGAGCAGGTTAATGATGTTAAAGATTTCTTGGATGACTATGTTGAGCGTAATCAG GAGGATTTTGATGAATTTAGTGATGTTGATGAACTGTACAGTTCATTACCTTTAGACAAGGTGGACACCCTAGAAGAACTTGTTACAATTCCCACCGCTCTTTCTAAG gTGGCACCTAGTCTTGGCGTGAAAAATTCTTCAGTAGTATCAACATCACAATCAGCGTCAGCATCTGCATCACAAACATCT GAAGCTATTATTTCTAATCACCAGGATACATCTGTCCAGGAGCAAGCTGATGACACAGCATCCCAGGATAGCAATTCTGACAATGTTGCCAAAACTCCACCTCCTAAAAGTGGTGGAATTAGTTCTGCTACTTCAACTCCTACTGGCAACCTCACTTCTCCAATTTCTGTGAATGTTTCTAGTCATACCCTATCTAGTCCACCTGCTGTTGCAGCCATACCTAGCTCAAATTCGGTGCGGAATGTCTTGGAGAGTAGTAATGTTACCAATTCATCTTCTGTAAATCAGTCTACCTCTACAAAGGAGGAAGACATTAATAGCTTCCCTAGCCGGAGACCGTCTCCATCGCTTTCTGATGCAACACTTTTGAGGGGAAGAAACTCCCTATCAAATCAAGCAACAGCCAGCATCCCTCTTGGTTCTGCAAACATGGTTCCTAGCAATGGGGCCCTTGGATCAGTCCCTTCAGCCTCTGAAATAGCTAAAAGGAACATGTTGGCCGCTGATGATAGACTTGGAAGTAGTGCGATGGTGCAGCCTCTTGTATCCCCACTAAGTAATAGATTGATCTTGCCTCAGGCTGCAAAGGCTAATGATGGAACTGTTTCAGTTGACGCTAGTACTGTTAATGACACTGGAGCTGTATCTGGGAGAGTTTTCTCCCCTTCTGTTGTTCCTGGCATGCAATGGAGACCTGGAAGTCCCTTTCAGAATCAGAATGATGCT GGCCAGCTTCGGGGAAGAACTGAAATAGCTCCTGATCAAAGGGAAAAGTTTTTGCAGAAGTATCAGCAAGTGCAACAAGGGCACAGTACCCTTCTTAATATGCCTTCTCTTGTTGGGGGAAACCATAAGCAGTTTTCTGCCCAGCAGCAAAACCCCCTTTTGCAACAG TTTAACTCTCATGGCTCATCTGTTTCTTCTCAATCTGGTATTGGACTTGGGGTCCAGTCCACAAGTCTCAGCGGTATTTCTTCTGCATCACTACAGCAGCCACCCAATTCTGTCCATTCCCCCTCTAGTCAACAGTCACTGATGCCAGGTGTTTCTAAAGATTCAG ATGTTGGCAATTCCAAGAGTGAAGAACAGCAGCAACATCAGAATTTTCCTGATGAGCCAATAACTGAATCTACTGCTAGCACTGGGATTGGCAAGAATCTCATAAATGAAGATGATTCAAAATCAGCATATGCTGTAGATTCTCCT GTAGGAGTGTCTGCCTCTCTTCCAGAATCTGCTCAAACTTCCAGAGATATTGATTTGTCTCCTGGCCAACCATTACAATCCAATCAACCTACTGGCAACCTTGGTGTCATTGGTAGAAGAAATGGTTCTGAACATGGAGCAATTGGTGATGGTTTTAATGCATCCAGTGTTAGTTCTGGTGGAGTGCGTGATCAATTGTATAATTTGCAAATGCTTGAGGCAGCCCACTTCAAAATTCCCCTACCCAAAGACTCTGAACGTCCCAGGACTTATACACCT AAACATCCGACAATTACACCTCCTAGTTATCCTCAAGTACAGTCACCTATTGTTAATAATCCCGCCTTTTGGGAGAGAGTGGGTCTGGAACCATTTGGCACTGATACTCTATTCTTTGCGTTTTATTATCAACAG AATACTTACCAACAATATCTGGCTGCAAAGGAGTTAAAGAAGCAGTCTTGGAGATACCACAGAAAGTTTAACACTTGGTTTCAGCGGCATGAAGAGCCTAAAGTTGCTACTGATGAATATGAGCAGGGAACTTATGTGTACTTTGATTTCCAAATTACAAATGACGAGATGCAACATGGATG GTGTCAAAGAATCAAGACTGAATTCACTTTTGAGTATAATTATCTTGAAGATGATCTCCTTGTATAA